The Lysobacter gummosus sequence ACGGCCGCGGCGGCGAGCCCTGCCCGCGCTGTGCGCGGCCGCTCAAGCAGGCCAGTATCGGCCAGCGCACGACGGTGTGGTGCGGGCACTGCCAACGCTGAATGCGGGCCGGCGCGGCGCGGCGGACGCGGCCGATAGTCGGTCGATACCGCGCCGTCCATCGGTCGGCGGACGCGTTTGTCATCCGGTCCGCAAGCCGTGCGTTCACCGGCCGGGGTGATTTACGTGCACTCTGCGTGCCTTGAAGACGGACGCATTTCGGCCATCGGAAGCCGGATTGGTGCCGCCAGGTGCGCTACCAAGTAAAGATGAACGCGCTATAGTCGTACCGAGTCGAGGGGCATATGGCCGATAGCGCTGACATCACCATCCTGTTGGATGCCGCCCGCGAGGGCGACCGCGGTGCGCTCGACCGCGTGCTGGCGACGCTGTACCAGGAACTGCACACGATGGCCCGGCGCCAGCTCGCCGGCCAGCACGGCCAGACCCTGGACGCGACCGCACTGGTTCACGAGGCCTACCTGAAACTGGTCGGCCGCCGCGAAGCCCAGTTCGACGACCGCGCACACTTTTTCGCCTATGCCGCTTCGGCCATGCGCAGCGTGGTGGTGGACTACGCGCGCCAGCGCCTGGCGCAAAAGCGCGGCGGCGATCTGCACCGCGTCACCGAATTGCCCGACGACGTCGAGGGCGGCCTGCGCCTGGACGAAGACACGCTGGGCCTGGACACCGCGCTGACCAAGTTGGCCGCGGTCGATCAGCGCCTGGCCCAGGTGGTCGAGCTGCGCTATTTCGCCGGCCTGTCCGAGCTGGAAATCGCCGCGCTGCTGCAGCGCTCCGAGCGCAGCATCCGCCGCGACTGGCAGAAAGCGCGGCTGTTCCTGTTGGCCTCGTTGCAGGATGAGCCCAGCCGCTGACGGCGTCCGCGTCGCCGGCGGTACACGCGCAGCGCGTCTGCAAGGAATGCGCACCGTCATGATCGCCAAGGCTTCATCCCCGCCGATCGCCGCCGCGTTCGATGCCGTGCGCGCCGATGCGGCCGCCCGCCCACGCGCCACCGCCTTCGCTTCGGCGGCCTGATCGCGCATGGATGCCGAGCGCTGGCAACGCCTGTCTCCGCTGCTCGACGCGCTGCTCGAGCTCGATCCGGTCGCCCGCGCCGAACGCCTGCGCGAACTGGGCGCCGACGATCCCTCGCTCGCCGCCGATCTGGCCGGGCTGATCGCGCTGGAAGAAGGCCACGAGGACTTCCTGTCCGAACCCCTGGTGACGCCGCAGGCCAGCGGCATGCGCCCGGGCGTGGAAGTGGGTTCGTACCGGCTGGAAAGCCTGCTCGGCGAAGGCGGCATGGGCCAGGTCTGGCTGGCCTCGCGCGCCGACGGCCTGTACCAGCGCCGGGTCGCGTTGAAGCTGCTGCGCCCGGGCCTGGCCGACACCAACCTGCGCACCCGCTTCACCCGCGAACGGCAGATCCTGGCCCGCCTGGCCCATCCGCACATCGCCCGCCTGCTGGATGCCGGCGTGACCCGCGAAGGCCTGCCGTACCTGGCGCTGGAATACGTCGAAGGCGAACCGATCACCGACTACTGCCGCAATCAGCGCACGCCGCTGGACAAGCGCCTGCGCATGTTCCAGCAGATCTGCGACGCGGTCAGCCACGCCCACGCCAACCTGATCGTTCACCGCGACCTCAAGCCGTCCAACATCATGGTGACGCCGGGCGGCGACGTGCGCCTGCTGGATTTCGGCATCGCCAAGCTGCTCGACAGCAGCGACGTGCCGCTGCCCGAGCAGACCCGCACCGGCGCGCGCGCCTTCACCCTGCACTACGCCGCGCCCGAGCAAGTGCGCGGCGAGCCGGTCACCACCATGACCGACGTGTACTCGCTCGGCGTGGTGCTGTACGAACTGCTCACCGACGCCAAGCCCTACAAGCTCAAGCGCCAGACCGACGCGGAATGGGAAGAGGCGATCCTCGCCGCCGATCCGATGCGGCCCTCGCAGGCGGTGCTGCGCTATGCCGATGCCAGCGACGCCGACATCGATCCGGTGTCGCTGCGCCGGCTCGGCCGGCAGTTGTCGGGCGATCTGGACAACATCGTTCTCAAGACCCTGGCCAAGCGGCCCGAGCAGCGTTATCCGTCGGTGGAAGCGCTGTCGCTGGATCTGCAGCGCTTCGAATCCGGCCGCCCGGTGCTGGCGCGCGCGCAGAGCCTGCGCTATCGCTTCAACAAATACGTCGCCCGCCATCGCTGGGCGCTGGCGACCGCGGCGCTGGTCGCGGTGGTGCTCAGCGCCGCGCTCGGCATCGTCGCCTGGCAGGCGCGCGAAGCGGTGGCCGAGGCCGCGCGCGCGCAGGCGATGCAGGATTTCATGGTCGGCCTGTTCGAAAGCGCGCGCGGCACGCCCGAAGGCGAAGCGCTGGACCTACGCGGCCTGCTCGATGCCTCGGTGGCGCGCGGCAATCGCGAACTGGCCCGGCAACCGCGCGCGCGCGCGGAGTTGTTCGGCGTGATCGCGCGCCTGCGCACCAGCCTGGGCGACTACAACGAAGCGCGCGCGCTGCTCGAACGCCAGACCTCGATCATGGCCTCGGCCGACGACATCCCCGACAGCCTGCGCCTGGAATCGATGACCCAGCGCGGCAAGGTCCTGCGCCTGCTGAACCTGCCGCGCAACTGCGCCGCGCTGATGCAGCCGGCGCTGGATCTGGCCCGGCGCGAACAATCGCAACTGCCGCTGCAGTCGAGCGAGTTCTATTCCGAACTGGGCCGCTGCCGCCGCGCCAACGGCGAACGCCAGGGCGCGCGGCAGTTGTTCGAGCGCTCGCTGGCGATCCGTCGCGAGATGCTCGAAAACACCGACGCGGGCGAAGTCGAAAACCTCATGGACCTGGCCAGCCTGCAAGCCGATGCCGGCCAGAGCCGCGAAGCGCTGCAAGGCTTCGAACACGCGCGCCGGCGCCTGCAGCAGCGCGTCGGCGACCGCCATCCGCTGCAGGTTGAGATCGGCCGCAGCCTGGCGGCGTTGCGTCGCGACCTGGGCCAACTCGGCGACGCCGAGCGCGACGCCAGCGAGGCGCTGGCGATCGCGCTGGAGGTCAACGGCGCGCAGCATCCGGCGACCCTGGCGGTGCGCCTGCAACTGGCCGAGCTGCATGTGGATCAGGGCCAATACGCGCAGGCGCAGACCGAGTTCGAACTGATCCGCGGCCTGCTCACCCAGCGCCTGGGCCCGGATCACCTGGAACTGGCCAGCGTGCGCAATGCGCTGGGATTGATCGCCTGGGAACGCGGCGACCTGGACCGCGCGCTAGGCGAGCTTGATCGCGCCATCGCCATCGTCCGCCAGCATCGCCTGCCCGCCGTTCAATCCGATCGCCTCGCCGAGCTGCTGTTCAATCAGGCCGTGGTCCTGCACGAGGCCGGCCGCGACACCGAAGCGCGCTCGGTGCTGGAACAGACCCGCAACCTGCGCATCCGCCGGTTCGGCCCCGAGCACGGCAGCGTCGGCGACACCGAGCGCGTGCTCGGCGATGTCGAACTGGCGCTGGGCGAACCCGAGCGCGCGCTGCCGCGGCTGCAACGCGCCCTGCAACTCACCCGCGCGGCCTATGGC is a genomic window containing:
- a CDS encoding ECF-type sigma factor, producing the protein MADSADITILLDAAREGDRGALDRVLATLYQELHTMARRQLAGQHGQTLDATALVHEAYLKLVGRREAQFDDRAHFFAYAASAMRSVVVDYARQRLAQKRGGDLHRVTELPDDVEGGLRLDEDTLGLDTALTKLAAVDQRLAQVVELRYFAGLSELEIAALLQRSERSIRRDWQKARLFLLASLQDEPSR
- a CDS encoding serine/threonine-protein kinase, which gives rise to MDAERWQRLSPLLDALLELDPVARAERLRELGADDPSLAADLAGLIALEEGHEDFLSEPLVTPQASGMRPGVEVGSYRLESLLGEGGMGQVWLASRADGLYQRRVALKLLRPGLADTNLRTRFTRERQILARLAHPHIARLLDAGVTREGLPYLALEYVEGEPITDYCRNQRTPLDKRLRMFQQICDAVSHAHANLIVHRDLKPSNIMVTPGGDVRLLDFGIAKLLDSSDVPLPEQTRTGARAFTLHYAAPEQVRGEPVTTMTDVYSLGVVLYELLTDAKPYKLKRQTDAEWEEAILAADPMRPSQAVLRYADASDADIDPVSLRRLGRQLSGDLDNIVLKTLAKRPEQRYPSVEALSLDLQRFESGRPVLARAQSLRYRFNKYVARHRWALATAALVAVVLSAALGIVAWQAREAVAEAARAQAMQDFMVGLFESARGTPEGEALDLRGLLDASVARGNRELARQPRARAELFGVIARLRTSLGDYNEARALLERQTSIMASADDIPDSLRLESMTQRGKVLRLLNLPRNCAALMQPALDLARREQSQLPLQSSEFYSELGRCRRANGERQGARQLFERSLAIRREMLENTDAGEVENLMDLASLQADAGQSREALQGFEHARRRLQQRVGDRHPLQVEIGRSLAALRRDLGQLGDAERDASEALAIALEVNGAQHPATLAVRLQLAELHVDQGQYAQAQTEFELIRGLLTQRLGPDHLELASVRNALGLIAWERGDLDRALGELDRAIAIVRQHRLPAVQSDRLAELLFNQAVVLHEAGRDTEARSVLEQTRNLRIRRFGPEHGSVGDTERVLGDVELALGEPERALPRLQRALQLTRAAYGERHPRTRHAELDLARAEAGSGDSAAIAHLDSLAELPTTNEDLRTLGWRAQAYAAQARCVGTQRGQARAKLDALLRTVAEARPDGSEVGREVQAIRDACE